A window of Paenibacillus phoenicis genomic DNA:
GATAGCTGTCATTTGCGGATTACTTCTAATAAATTCCCCTTGTTCGGCATCATACTCATGAAAGCGCCCCGGTTCACAGCGTTCTGTTCTAAAATGAATATATTCGCTCTTCACCGGAATCCCATGATCAAGCAAAGCTTGAATGTACCCCTGATATCTTTCCTCTCGACTTGTGATGTTCTCAATAATGTTAGACGAATATCCAATGTCCCGATGCCCCTTCGCAATCAAATACTGCGCCATTTCATAGGAGCCTTGAAAATGGTCGTGATAGACGCAATCGAACGGAATCTCACGAAAAATCCGATCGATGATCACACTGGGGATTTGTTCCATTTTTAATCGGAGCACCTGATCGCTGCAGGTTCGGCTTCCCCACGGAAATAAAATGATGCCGCTGATCCCCGCCGCCACAAGCTCCTGTAAACATCGGTCTTGGTCGTCTTGATCACTGCTAATTTTTAAAATGAGTTCAAATTGATGTTTACGTAACTCATGCTCGACTGCCGAAATGATTCTTGACGTATAATCGGACATGTGGGGAATGATGAGCGCAACTTGTTGATTGACTTTCTTCTCAACCGCAGGTTGTACCGGTTCCTGCAGTCTTTCACTGCTCCCTTCATACCGATTGCCTGAGAGGAACGTGCCTCGTCTCGGCAGACGATAAACTACCCCCTGCTCCACCAGTTGTTCCAAGGCCAATTTACTCGTCATTCGGCTGACGCCAAACAACTTGGCCAGTTCACCCTCTGAGGGTACAGGATCATGCGCTTGAAGTCCCCGGGTCTCGATGATCTCCAGTACTTTCTCCGCGACCTGCAAATACAGCTGTTGTTTCTCTTTCTTGGAAGTGCTTTCAGAACTCATGTCCGGACATTCCTTTATTATTTTTTAGTTGGTAAACCGCGCGTGATCTACCAAGCCATTAGCTTAAGCTGACATAACCATACAATATGTCACTGACACATTCAATGATATTGAGCAAAAGAATTTTGCGGGAAATTATTGCCATTTTGCAAAAATACAACTCTACTATTGTTCGAAAGCCTAGTTTGTTGAAATATGCTAGGGACAAAGTTTTACGATCAGTGACATATTTCAAGGGTAAAAAAAGTACCCTGCACAAAACACTTTGGTTTAAGTGTCCCGTGCAGGGTACCCGGTAATGTGGGATCCCCTTCACTTTTACTGTACGGGTTTACTTAGCGGCGCAGGAGTTCCCTTCTCCGGCTTCTCACTTTCATGACTGGTATCATAATAAGTTTTCATATTCCGCAGCACCGGGAACAGGTGCATCCAGAGCGCGGCCACAACGAGCGTCCCGATTCCGCCGATGACGGTGGCAACCACTGCACCAAGCCAATTGGCCATGGTGCCCGGATTCGAATTCGCCGAGCTGGTTCGACGTTCCGATAAACAGCATGTTGACAGCGTTGACACGCCCCTGCATTTCACGAGGCGTATTTAACTGAACCAGCGTAGAACGAATGACGGCACTGACCACATCCGATGCGCCGATCAGGAACAGGGCTACCAAAGATAATACGAGATTTTTGGAGACGGCGAACAGCACGGTAGCCAAGCCAAAGATCGCCAGCGAGCTGAACAAATACTTGCTGATCGAATTCTGAATCGAATACCGCGTAAGAACAAGTGACATCAGCAAAGCGCCAACTGCCGGAGCTGTCCGAAGCAATCCGAGTCCCCATGACCCTGTATG
This region includes:
- a CDS encoding GntR family transcriptional regulator, encoding MSSESTSKKEKQQLYLQVAEKVLEIIETRGLQAHDPVPSEGELAKLFGVSRMTSKLALEQLVEQGVVYRLPRRGTFLSGNRYEGSSERLQEPVQPAVEKKVNQQVALIIPHMSDYTSRIISAVEHELRKHQFELILKISSDQDDQDRCLQELVAAGISGIILFPWGSRTCSDQVLRLKMEQIPSVIIDRIFREIPFDCVYHDHFQGSYEMAQYLIAKGHRDIGYSSNIIENITSREERYQGYIQALLDHGIPVKSEYIHFRTERCEPGRFHEYDAEQGEFIRSNPQMTAIMCADDQVAISTLFSALHMNISVPEKLSIVGFSNTYLSALTPIPLTTVRQDTDRLAAAAVDLLMKRINHSKEQHLTVKIKTNIVERKSVFDRSHLLSLDKERARDVENDESVGNGGA
- a CDS encoding MFS transporter — protein: MIHGYDTPIKRFLGTISLDLFTVLLGGATALLPIFAEDILHTGSWGLGLLRTAPAVGALLMSLVLTRYSIQNSISKYLFSSLAIFGLATVLFAVSKNLVLSLVALFLIGASDVVSAVIRSTLVQLNTPREMQGRVNAVNMLFIGTSNQLGEFESGHHGQLAWCSGCHRHRRNRDARCGRALDAPVPGAAEYENLL